The following DNA comes from Mucilaginibacter jinjuensis.
TATATATCAACCGATGTTGTACTGACAGATTATTTCCCTATTTCGCGTTTAACACAACCTATTATTATTGATTAACCATATCCAAAACCATATACATGAAAAAGCTATTAATTGCAGCCATCGTTCTTCTATTTGCAATCAACACACAAGCACAAATTTTAACCCCTGTAAAATGGAGCTATGCCGCTAAAAAGGTAAGCGCTACAGAGGCTGTAGTATTTTTTAAGGCTACAATTGATGAAGGCTGGCACGTTTACTCACAAACCGTAAAAGATGGCGGCCCGGTAAAAACAACTATTACATTTACCCCATCAAAAGAGTACACACTTGATGGCGCTACTGCTGAGCCAACCCCGGTAACCCGTTTCGAGAAAGCCTTTAGCATGAATGTGAGCTTTTTTGAGCACTCGGTTATCTTTCAACAAAAAATTAAGCTGAAAGCCGGACAAACCGTTGTGAAAGGTCAGTTAGAATATATGACCTGTAACGACCACCAGTGCCTGCCACCGGATGATGTTGATTTTAGCATCCCTGTTAAATAATTCGTAAGCCTCCATATCATCGTGCAACATATTAAAAAGATAAGCCTCGTGGTTATGTTAATCATAGGCTTTCTGTTACCCCTTACCCCGGCAACAGCACAGGATACCGTGTCGACCGCGGGTGTTGAATTTAGCCCTGCGCCTGAAACTACACCGACAGCTACCGCTACTGTAAAAACAGAAAAATCGAAAGATGCCGTTGTAAAACCCGTTGCTCAGCCTGCACAAAAGCACGCGCAGCAAACGCTTTTAGCTATCTTTCTGGCCGGTTTTTTAGGCGGGTTGGCGGCTTTGCTAATGCCATGTATATTCCCAATGCTGCCGCTTACTGTAAGTTATTTTACCAAAAAGGCGCATAATAAAGCACAGGCCATTAAAGCGGCTTCGTTATATGGTATTAGCATTATGGTTATTTACGTAGTGCTGGGGCTAATTATCACGATAATTTTTGGTGCCGATGCCTTAAACAGCCTGTCGACCAATGGCGTTTTTAACTTTTTCTTCTTCCTGTTACTGGTATTGTTTGCCGCGTCATTTTTGGGTGCATTCGAAATTACTTTACCAAGCTCATGGGTAAATAAGATGGATGAGAAGTCGGACAAAGGCGGTTTAGCGGGCATCTTTTTTATGGCGGCTACATTGTCGCTGGTTTCATTCTCCTGTACAGGGCCAATTATTGGTACCTTATTAGTGCAAGCCGCTACCACAGGTGCCTTGCTTGGTCCGGCCATCGGCATGTTGGGTTTCTCATTTGCGTTAGCTATTCCGTTTGCCTTGTTTGCTATGTTTCCAAGCTGGTTAAATGCTTTGCCTAAATCGGGCGGTTGGCTTAATAGTGTAAAAGTGGTACTGGGCTTCCTGGAGCTTGCTTTTTCATTGAAGTTTTTAAGCAATGTAGATCTGGCTTATCACTGGCATTGGTTCGATCGCGAATTGTTCCTGTCGCTATGGATCGTCATTTTTACCTTGATGGGTTTATACCTGCTGGGCAAACTTACGTTTAATCATGATAGTCCGGTTGCTCATATCTCTGTAGTGCGCTTGTTTATGGCCATTATTATATTGTCATTCTCTATGTATATGATACCGGGTTTGTGGGGAGCGCCGCTTAAATCAATCAGTGCTTTTCTGCCGCCGCAATCAACCCAGGATTTTGATCTGTCTACATTGGGTAGCGGTAGTGTTGCTGTTAGTAATAATACAGATACTACGCCCCATAAATATGCAGACCTGTTTGATAAGCCCAAAGGCTTTAACCCATATTTTGATTATGACGAAGGCCTGGCTTACGCAAAAAAAATGCACAAGCCCGTAGTGGTTGATTTTACCGGCCATGCCTGCGTAAACTGCCGTAAAATGGAAGCCAGCGTGTGGACAGATAAACAGGTTTATCAAAGAATCAATCAGGATTATGTATTGATTCAATTATATGTTGATGATAAAACAGAGCTGCCTGCTGCAGAGCAAGCAGTAACCAAAGAAGGCCGCACCATTAAAACGATTGGCAATAAGTGGAGCTACCTGCAAACATCCAGGTTTCAGGCCAATTCGCAGCCTTTTTATGTGCTGTTAGATCCCAATAAGGAAACACCATTGGTTAGCCCGCAAGGGGCCGATTTTGATCCTGTTAGCTATTTGAGCTACCTGGATAGCGGATTAAAGGCCTATGGCGCTTTATAATCAGTTAATTATTAAAATAATTACTTTGGTGATGATGCTGGTTGGCATCATCGCCATATATGTAATAGTGCGGATGCTCGTTAACCGTTGTAATGGTAGAGATGATCTTGACGGGCTATTATAAAAATCTTCAATCGTTCTTCAGTCAGTTTGTTTAGTTAAGTTTTATAGAAATAGCGCCTTTGAAGTGGGCGCTTTTTTTGTGGCAATGTATAGTGGCTTAAGGTTTAGCCCATCTCTAATATTTAATAGGTTTAAATACCTGTATTGCCATAAGAAATGCACCGCCGCTAATGGCAATATTTAGCATACAGGCTGTCCATACGCCACCGGCTTGCAGCGTAAAATTGAGCAGCGGTAAATAATACAGCAGGGTAAGCAGCAATAAAAAACAACCCAAAAATGTGCTTGAAATCAAAACGTTCCATCGGGCTATAATGCAGGCGCAGGTTAGTATAATAATAGCGCCAACTATATCATCAATGATATTAAAGGCAGGCAGGTTGGGTGATATTCTGGCCGTAACAAAGTCTATATGCACAAAATGCTGACAGCCCAGGGCAAATACAGCAATGGCGAAAATTATACGCCCGATATTGGCTGCCTTTAGGTTGCCGGTTAGCATCAGGGCCGCCGCCATTAACGAAACATCTTGTATGGCGCGTGTCCAGCTGGTATCTACATGCGGTTTCATGATCAGCGAGGGGATATGGATCATCAGTATAAAAATGCCTAGCATTGCTGCTAATAACCAGGCCCCCCAATGGGTTTTAATATTGATGATAAAGCTAACACCGGCAGCCATCATTGATAGTGCAGTAAGGTATACCCAGAAAATGTGTACAGGCATATAAGGAGGTACAAGCGTGGCTACAAAGCCAGCGTAGATAAAATGCTCGATCCCAAATACAATCCAGGAGATGGCAAAAAGGTATTGGCCCAGTTTAATTGTTGCATCCGGCCATTTGGCCGAAGAGCTTGTACTGCTAATCATGAATTTGAAGGTTACGGGTTAAGTATTCCAAATTTATGTGTACACTATTATGCTGCTTATAAATACCGTATTATGCAGGTTGTTTACCCACATAATACGGTA
Coding sequences within:
- a CDS encoding protein-disulfide reductase DsbD family protein: MLIIGFLLPLTPATAQDTVSTAGVEFSPAPETTPTATATVKTEKSKDAVVKPVAQPAQKHAQQTLLAIFLAGFLGGLAALLMPCIFPMLPLTVSYFTKKAHNKAQAIKAASLYGISIMVIYVVLGLIITIIFGADALNSLSTNGVFNFFFFLLLVLFAASFLGAFEITLPSSWVNKMDEKSDKGGLAGIFFMAATLSLVSFSCTGPIIGTLLVQAATTGALLGPAIGMLGFSFALAIPFALFAMFPSWLNALPKSGGWLNSVKVVLGFLELAFSLKFLSNVDLAYHWHWFDRELFLSLWIVIFTLMGLYLLGKLTFNHDSPVAHISVVRLFMAIIILSFSMYMIPGLWGAPLKSISAFLPPQSTQDFDLSTLGSGSVAVSNNTDTTPHKYADLFDKPKGFNPYFDYDEGLAYAKKMHKPVVVDFTGHACVNCRKMEASVWTDKQVYQRINQDYVLIQLYVDDKTELPAAEQAVTKEGRTIKTIGNKWSYLQTSRFQANSQPFYVLLDPNKETPLVSPQGADFDPVSYLSYLDSGLKAYGAL
- a CDS encoding protein-disulfide reductase DsbD domain-containing protein, whose product is MKKLLIAAIVLLFAINTQAQILTPVKWSYAAKKVSATEAVVFFKATIDEGWHVYSQTVKDGGPVKTTITFTPSKEYTLDGATAEPTPVTRFEKAFSMNVSFFEHSVIFQQKIKLKAGQTVVKGQLEYMTCNDHQCLPPDDVDFSIPVK